TGAGTTTCTtactaaaattttgtaaagtTTGACaacatttttgaataaaaggCAACTGAATCAGTGGCATGAAACGCAAAATGTTCTAGCctaatatacaaaatatcACTTAATGATAACGTACGttttcacattttttaGAGAAAAATGTGCATTGTAAAGTCTGACTTAACCGATAGGGATTCATCAATTGCAAACATCTAGGAATCAATCGTCTTTGAGACGGAATGGTTTGAAGGTGAGCAGGAACCAGTAGGAGTGCTTTAAACTTCTAAAGGAGGAATGTAAAAAACTAGTTTGTGGTTGATCAAACTCTATGCTAACGTGAATGAAAAGACAGAGATTCTATATTAAACGATAAacgataaaaaataaagataaaagaaaatagaaagatgattttgaaagaaaataaaaagaaccAGTAAAGTATATCTAcagtgaaaaaaaagtaggaATTGCCCAAATATGTTGTTAGTCTGTAGCAAACATAAATGGCGAAGATAAttcattatcatttttagCGACTCCCACATGAAACACTCAGTGAgcttgataaaaaaaagcagcGTATTGAATGCCTAAAAAGTCAATATGTTTCGCATCCATGaactaatatttttttgataaagtaAAACAGAAACGTTGGAGTTGACAAACTTAACCACCCCGTTGTTGACTAAATTTCATTTGATAATCTTTTTCACGCTTAAATAGCAGGATGTGTGGCTCTGGGACATGGACTTCATACATTTCCCATCCCAGACTCTAAATAAATGTCAGTTTGTTTTTGAGCAGTTAAAATCCTTGATTACTTACTTGAGTAATTCCAAGTCCTCTccattcttcttcttgaaGGATTCGAAGCGTTCCAGTCTCTGGATTGAAATAATCGGTGGGTATCGCTTTTAGCATTGCTTTTGGTAACATAACATGTCGATATTCATATTCATCATCAGCATATCTATTTCATCGATTAGCATTTGCTCAAATAAGATACAAGAGTCTCGTTTTAGGGGAAAACAAAGAACCTAGAGAATTCCCAAAGTATGGCAGTTTCTTTAACAATATCATCATACCTAGGAGAATAATGGATTTGATCAATGAATGGCTCTAGACGTTCACGCTCAGAAGCAGTTAAAAGACGTGGCACACCACTTTTCGACATATCTCCTCCTTAATACTCAAAAAGAATAACTTTTCTTTGAGATGGGTAAAGTATAGGATACTCTAGGACTTGGGTGATCCGTTAAAGGTCGCTAAATTTCGTTTTAGACTTAAAGTAACAGTACTCACTTTAGGTAACACACAACTTTGGGCTTCAACTCAACACTCTATACCTAAAACGAAAGTTATCGGTTGCAGAAAACAGGTTTTTTGCGCTAgctatttctttttcaaagccTTTTTGGTCTATATAATAATTCCCAAAATTCAGTTTATAAAGTGAACGGTTTCTTATTGTAATTCGAAAAATTGTGTATTATTTTGGAATATACAGTCGCAAGCGGACCTAATTAAAGTTGATATACTCTATTCATTGTACATAAACGTtgcaatataataaattatttaaaatggTATATTCTCATGTCCCGTGTTTTGTTACAACATACTAATATTTATAGGTTGATGATAGTCATAATGCCCCATTCGATAAGACCAAGTTTGATGAAGTTTTAGAAGCATTGGTGGGTTTAAAGGACAACGAGTATGTATTGAAAGGAGTTAGGTGTCGCATGTCCATttactaataatttatttaaaatagagGTAATCCATTTGATgacatttttgaagaacttCCTTCCAAACGATATTTTCCAGATTACTATCAAATCATTCAAAAGCCGATTTGCTACAAGATGATGCGCAACAAGGCGAAGACTGGTAAATATCTGTCAATGGGTGACTTTTACGATGATATTCGGCTTATGGTTAGCAATGCGCAGACTTACAATATGCCTGGAAGCCTCGTCTATGAATGTTCTGTGCTTATTGCAAATACTGCTAATTCATTAGAAAGCAAGGATGGAACTTTGAATGAGGAAGAGAATGAGGAAATGGAGTCAAGCATCAACGAGGAACACAAACCTGGCACTAATGAGATTGATGTTCCAAAGGTTATTCAAAATATCTTAGATGCCTTACATGAAGAAAAGGATGAACAAGGtcgttttttaattgatatatttataGACCTTCCTAGCAAACGTTTGTACCCGGATTACTATGAAATTATCAAATCCCCTATGACTATAAAAATGTTGGAAAAAAGGTTTAAAAAGGGAGAGTATACGACTTTGGAAAGCTTTGTAAAAGACTTAAATCAAATGTTTATTAACGCCAAAACGTATAACGCCCCCGGAAGTTTTGTCTATGAAGATGCTGAAAAGCTTTCTCAACTTTCATCTTCCcttatttcttcattttccgAACAACCTAAGGAACACTCTCCTGCAACTTCAAAGCATGAACCCGAGGAAACCCCCGCATCTCCAACTCCTTCTGTATCTGCTTCAACTTCACGCGAACGTTCTACTTCAGTCGCCCCATCTTTTATAACCAGTGATCAGGCAGCCACTCCAGATGTTTTGAAGTCAGAGGAGGCTCATGTTGAAAGTTTCTCAAAAGAATCTGAAAAGGACCAAACTCCCATACCCGAAGATGTTCCATCACCCATGGATACATTATCTCAAGCTAATTACGGAGCATTTGCCCTTATTAAATCGTTTCCTTCAACTCCTGTTCcggattttttaaatttctctCATAAATCGGTGATGGGTCGTAGTACTTTTAATATGCCAAATTTTCCAGAacccaaattttttgaagacaTACCTAATACTGAACGTTGCATTCTTTCTGCATTTATTTGCAGTCCTCCACAATTACCATTGCCGAATCCCCTTCGTATGTATTTGCCTTGCCCAAGCTTAAATTCTACGGAAGTTTCAGTGATTACCTTGGCCCCTCAGCATTCGTTTCTTAATATTGTTATTAACTTAAATCCTGCTCTGGCATTGAAATCATACACCATAATCACATTATTAAATGGAAAGCGTCTAGGTGCTGGCGTGTCTACTCCACCATCTACGCTGTATGCTCTTGAAGGCATAAAGCATACTGAGGAGCCGATCAGAACAGTTTACGAGGCTAAACTTTCTGTTGGTCTAAACTGCCTAGAATTTGTACTGGGTAGCACTGAACCTGTGGAACCACCTTCAATAGAACCTGGTTTACCTGCGTCGGCATATTCTCGGACTGTCGAAAGGGAACGATTTGTGTTGATGGCTTACGTCCAACCATAAGCTACACTTTTTGGATAGAGACAAAATGTATTAATACAaggaattaaaataaatggtATCATTCGTTTGAAATATGTACAGATTTATTTAATCGTAGTATGATATTAAAGTCacaatttaacaaaattaacttgctttcaaaaagcaaaaggtATTTCAggcatttttaaaacttacaTAGCTTCAATACATTGATCCAAAGTGGTctcagaaaaaaatttgatgtCTGTATTTGCTTTGGATTTTCTCCAGCCTTCATCGCTTTCAAGCCACCTCCTCCAATTTGTAGTCctattttgtttcttgCTTTGAGAGCTTTGATCAACCCAAAGATTGTATGAGTTTATGTAAACGTTTTCGGTATTGGGCTCAAAAAATATGACATAGGTGTCggttgaaaaaaacaattgaaggT
This region of Schizosaccharomyces pombe strain 972h- genome assembly, chromosome: II genomic DNA includes:
- the suc1 gene encoding cyclin-dependent protein kinase regulatory subunit Suc1, producing the protein MSKSGVPRLLTASERERLEPFIDQIHYSPRYADDEYEYRHVMLPKAMLKAIPTDYFNPETGTLRILQEEEWRGLGITQSLGWEMYEVHVPEPHILLFKREKDYQMKFSQQRGG
- the rsc4 gene encoding RSC complex bromodomain subunit Rsc4, whose product is MVDDSHNAPFDKTKFDEVLEALVGLKDNEGNPFDDIFEELPSKRYFPDYYQIIQKPICYKMMRNKAKTGKYLSMGDFYDDIRLMVSNAQTYNMPGSLVYECSVLIANTANSLESKDGTLNEEENEEMESSINEEHKPGTNEIDVPKVIQNILDALHEEKDEQGRFLIDIFIDLPSKRLYPDYYEIIKSPMTIKMLEKRFKKGEYTTLESFVKDLNQMFINAKTYNAPGSFVYEDAEKLSQLSSSLISSFSEQPKEHSPATSKHEPEETPASPTPSVSASTSRERSTSVAPSFITSDQAATPDVLKSEEAHVESFSKESEKDQTPIPEDVPSPMDTLSQANYGAFALIKSFPSTPVPDFLNFSHKSVMGRSTFNMPNFPEPKFFEDIPNTERCILSAFICSPPQLPLPNPLRMYLPCPSLNSTEVSVITLAPQHSFLNIVINLNPALALKSYTIITLLNGKRLGAGVSTPPSTLYALEGIKHTEEPIRTVYEAKLSVGLNCLEFVLGSTEPVEPPSIEPGLPASAYSRTVERERFVLMAYVQP